A single region of the Gemmatimonadaceae bacterium genome encodes:
- a CDS encoding YtxH domain-containing protein: protein MSEHDWDDEPYVVIERNEPGVGAFVAGLAIGAGLALLFAPRSGEETRRDLQRRVKRVGDQAQEFVSEVTDSVGQTLQDAKERVGNRIDSTRQVVELKRRQVSNAVDAGRAAAQQARVELEQRIAETKAAYKES from the coding sequence ATGTCTGAGCATGACTGGGACGACGAGCCGTACGTGGTAATCGAGAGGAACGAGCCCGGTGTCGGCGCTTTCGTGGCGGGGCTTGCCATCGGAGCCGGACTGGCGCTTCTGTTTGCGCCGCGCAGCGGGGAGGAAACGAGGCGCGACCTGCAGCGCCGCGTGAAGCGCGTGGGCGACCAGGCGCAGGAGTTCGTCTCCGAGGTCACCGATTCAGTCGGCCAGACCTTGCAGGACGCGAAAGAGAGGGTCGGGAACCGCATAGACTCGACGAGACAGGTGGTGGAGCTCAAGCGCCGCCAGGTGAGCAATGCGGTTGATGCGGGTCGCGCGGCGGCGCAGCAGGCGCGGGTTGAACTCGAGCAGCGCATCGCCGAAACGAAGGCTGCGTATAAAGAGAGCTAG